A section of the Cervus canadensis isolate Bull #8, Minnesota chromosome 8, ASM1932006v1, whole genome shotgun sequence genome encodes:
- the ZWINT gene encoding ZW10 interactor isoform X1, whose translation MGAAESEVEAAAREALAKVADILEPVGLQEEAELPAQILAEFVMDSRKKDKLLCSQLQVVDFLQNFLVQEGTAQEQNPLVSEDTSRQKAIEAKEQWKELKATYQEHVEVITNSLTQALPKVEEAQTKQAQLQEALKQLQTKKQMAMEKLRIAQKQWQLQQEKHLQNLVEAFSEVRERQSGIQQELQQLYQELGDLKQQAGQAQDKLQRHQTFLQLLYTLQGKQLFNEAEAEIPQELDLPKDKPQQVTQPQEQNTQDTMGREALI comes from the exons ATGGGGGCTGCGGAGTCTGAAGTGGAGGCTGCAGCCCGAGA GGCCCTGGCCAAGGTAGCAGACATCCTGGAGCCTGTAGGTCTTCAGGAGGAGGCTGAACTGCCTGCCCAGATCCTGGCTGAATTTGTGATG GACTCTCGGAAGAAAGACAAGCTCCTCTGCAGCCAGCTTCAAGTAGTAGACTTTCTGCAGAATTTCTTGGTTCAGGAAGGCACTGCCCAGGAGCAGAACCCCTTGGTTTCTGAAGACACAAGCC GACAGAAGGCAATTGAAGCTAAAGAGCAATGGAAAGAGCTGAAGGCCACCTATCAAGAGCATGTGGAGGTCATCACAAATTCCCTGACCCAGGCACTGCCCAAGGTGGAGGAGGCCCAAACAAAGCAGGCACAGCTCCAGGAAGCCCTTAAACAGCTCCAGACCAAG AAGCAAATGGCCATGGAAAAACTCAGAATAGCCCAGAAGCAGTGGCAGCTGCAACAG GAGAAGCATTTGCAGAATCTGGTGGAGGCTTTTTCAGAAGTGAGGGAGCGTCAGTCAGGAATTCAACAGGAACTTCAACAACTATATCAGGAACTTGGAGATCTGAAGCAACAGGCAGGGCAGGCGCAGGACAAGCTGCAGAG GCACCAGACCTTCCTCCAGCTGCTATATACTCTGCAGGGTAAGCAGCTATTCAatgaggcagaggcagagataCCACAGGAGCTGGATCTTCCTAAGGATAAGCCCCAGCAGGTGACCCAGCCCCAGGAACAGAACACTCAGGACACCATGGGAAGAGAG GCCCTAATTTGA
- the ZWINT gene encoding ZW10 interactor isoform X2: protein MGAAESEVEAAAREALAKVADILEPVGLQEEAELPAQILAEFVMDSRKKDKLLCSQLQVVDFLQNFLVQEGTAQEQNPLVSEDTSRQKAIEAKEQWKELKATYQEHVEVITNSLTQALPKVEEAQTKQAQLQEALKQLQTKKQMAMEKLRIAQKQWQLQQEKHLQNLVEAFSEVRERQSGIQQELQQLYQELGDLKQQAGQAQDKLQRHQTFLQLLYTLQGKQLFNEAEAEIPQELDLPKDKPQQVTQPQEQNTQDTMGREADNRQPVVDAGLPWLPGRQQHTEES from the exons ATGGGGGCTGCGGAGTCTGAAGTGGAGGCTGCAGCCCGAGA GGCCCTGGCCAAGGTAGCAGACATCCTGGAGCCTGTAGGTCTTCAGGAGGAGGCTGAACTGCCTGCCCAGATCCTGGCTGAATTTGTGATG GACTCTCGGAAGAAAGACAAGCTCCTCTGCAGCCAGCTTCAAGTAGTAGACTTTCTGCAGAATTTCTTGGTTCAGGAAGGCACTGCCCAGGAGCAGAACCCCTTGGTTTCTGAAGACACAAGCC GACAGAAGGCAATTGAAGCTAAAGAGCAATGGAAAGAGCTGAAGGCCACCTATCAAGAGCATGTGGAGGTCATCACAAATTCCCTGACCCAGGCACTGCCCAAGGTGGAGGAGGCCCAAACAAAGCAGGCACAGCTCCAGGAAGCCCTTAAACAGCTCCAGACCAAG AAGCAAATGGCCATGGAAAAACTCAGAATAGCCCAGAAGCAGTGGCAGCTGCAACAG GAGAAGCATTTGCAGAATCTGGTGGAGGCTTTTTCAGAAGTGAGGGAGCGTCAGTCAGGAATTCAACAGGAACTTCAACAACTATATCAGGAACTTGGAGATCTGAAGCAACAGGCAGGGCAGGCGCAGGACAAGCTGCAGAG GCACCAGACCTTCCTCCAGCTGCTATATACTCTGCAGGGTAAGCAGCTATTCAatgaggcagaggcagagataCCACAGGAGCTGGATCTTCCTAAGGATAAGCCCCAGCAGGTGACCCAGCCCCAGGAACAGAACACTCAGGACACCATGGGAAGAGAG GCTGACAACCGACAGCCTGTTGTAGATGCAGGCTTACCATGGCTTCCTGGCAGACAGCAACATACAGAAGAATCCTAG